One Electrophorus electricus isolate fEleEle1 chromosome 13, fEleEle1.pri, whole genome shotgun sequence DNA segment encodes these proteins:
- the msh4 gene encoding mutS protein homolog 4 encodes MLRGSTTEEMTVGSDTSGTSDTSTLPSSNCRHSRAQSWWRQDTGPPAPFPIPNRSCRASAGSCPGSTVAASTGVRERTLSETLARRDLVCSSGSPWAISGGSSSTPHLRRTPQRELNMTTSSSATLCHPSSVIVAVVEGRGLARGEIGMSSINLNSPELVLSQFADTGTYAKVITKLHTLMPLEILMPDTASEKGQGTKLYNLITENFPSVAFTAIQRKYFNEKKGLEYIQQLCAAEFSTVVMEVQTKYYCLAAAASLLKYFEFIQNCVYAPKSLKVSFTGSEKTAMIDSVSARNLELVVNNRDHRSDHTLLGVLNYTKSPGGERRLRSNILEPPLDADTIKTRLDTIQELLQDEELFFGLKNAIAHFLDIDQLLSALVQLPKQDTVAVAEAKITHVIQLKHTLELVAPLKMVLKNAKTAMLKACCTSLEDNRFESILAQIKTVINDDTSYMKGSLNMRTQKCYAVRPNVSEFLDIARRAYTEVVDDISGLVDQLGEKYELPLRTSFSTARGFFIQLKLEGVVLPDGQLPGEFIKVTRQKNNYSFTTLDLMKMNDRCDEALKEIFHMSYVVVCRLLTGVYEQIHCLYKLSDAESMLDMLLSLAHACTVSDYVRPEFTDTLAIKQGRHPILERITAQQAISNNSYISEGSNFVIITGPNMSGKSTYLKQVALCQIMAQIGSFVPAEYASFRIADQIFTRIGVDDDFETNSSTFMVEMKEVSYIIHNASDRSLIIIDELGRGTSAEEGVGICHSICEFLINLKAFTLFATHFLELCQLETLYPNVENQHMQVQHVCRGDSGKESVIYTYLLTRGYSEERNYGIRAAEMTSLPLSIIEEAKSMAAKVSKKLWAMHHSEPGMLRQRAVYRLATRLLQTARNSRLDPDSLRLYLKGLKRNYEAELKNAFMSMDTVE; translated from the exons ATGCTTCGTGGTAGCACCACAGAGGAGATGACCGTTGGCTCAGACACCTCGGGTACCTCAGACACAAGCACTCTGCCATCGTCCAACTGCCGGCACAGCCGCGCTCAGTCCTGGTGGCGACAAGACACCGGGCCGCCGGCTCCTTTCCCAATTCCAAACCGGTCATGCCGCGCTAGTGCCGGTTCATGTCCTGGATCAACTGTCGCGGCTAGTACCGGCGTCCGGGAACGAACTCTGAGCGAGACACTCGCTAGACGAG ACTTGGTCTGCTCTTCTGGATCACCATGGGCCATCAGTGGTGGAAGTTCCAGTACTCCACACCTGAGGAGAACACCTCAGAGGGAGCTCAATA TGACCACGTCCTCCTCTGCAACTTTGTGCCATCCATCCTCGGTGATCGTGGCGGTGGTGGAGGGCAGAGGTTTAGCCAGAGGAGAGATCGGCATGTCCAGTATCAACCTCAATTCTCCTGAGCTGGTACTCTCACAGTTTGCAGACACTGGGACCTACGCAAAG GTAATTACCAAACTCCATACACTGATGCCCCTTGAGATTCTGATGCCAGACACTGCTAGTGAGAAAGGCCAAGGGACCAAACTCTACAATCTCATCACAGAGAACTTCCCG TCGGTAGCATTCACTGCCATTCAGAGAAAGTACTTTAATGAGAAGAAAGGCCTGGAGTACAtccagcagctctgtgctgccgAGTTCAGCACTGTTGTAATGGAAGTGCAGACCAA GTACTACTGCTTAGCAGctgctgcctctcttcttaagTACTTTGAGTTCATCCAGAACTGTGTCTACGCTCCTAAATCTCTGAAAGTGAGCTTCACGGGTAGTGAGAAAACTGCCATGATCGACTCAGTTTCAGCCAGGAACCTGGAACTCGTGGTTAACAACAGGGATCACAG GAGCGATCACACACTGCTTGGCGTGTTGAACTACACTAAATCGCCTGGTGGGGAGAGGAGGCTTCGCTCCAACATTCTGGAGCCCCCGTTGGATGCCGACACCATTAAAACCCGACTGGACACCATACAG GAGCTGCTGCAAGATGAGGAACTCTTTTTTGGCCTGAAAAATG CGATTGCACACTTCTTGGATATAGATCAGCTACTTTCTGCTCTGGTTCAGCTCCCCAAGCAAGACACG GTGGCGGTGGCCGAGGCGAAGATAACGCACGTGATCCAACTGAAACACACTCTAGAGCTGGTAGCACCCCTGAAG ATGGTGTTGAAGAATGCTAAAACAGCCATGCTGAAAGCGTGTTGCACTTCGCTAGAAGACAACAG GTTTGAGAGCATTTTGGCTCAGATCAAAACCGTAATCAACGATGACACCAGCTACATGAAGGGCAGTCTGAATATGCGCACGCAGAAGTGCTACGCCGTGCGCCCCAATGTCAGCGAGTTCCTGGACATTGCGAGACGCGCCTATACTGAGGTGGTGGATGACATCTCAG GACTGGTAGATCAGCTGGGAGAAAAGTATGAACTGCCCTTGCGAACAAGCTTTAGTACTGCCCGCGGGTTCTTCATCCAGTTGAAGCTGGAGGGCGTGGTCTTGCCTGATGGACAGCTACCAGGAGAGTTCATTAAA GTAACTAGGcagaaaaacaattacagcTTCACCACTTTGGACCTGATGAAGATGAATGATCGCTGTGATGAGGCCCTGAAGGAAATATTTCACATGTCTTATGT GGTGGTTTGCCGGTTACTAACTGGAGTGTATGAGCAGATCCACTGCTTGTATAAGCTGTCCGATGCCGAATCCATGCTGGACATGTTGCTTTCCCTGGCCCATGCTTGCACTGTCTCAGACTATG TGCGGCCCGAGTTCACCGACACGCTGGCCATAAAGCAAGGTCGTCATCCAATCCTGGAGCGCATAACTGCACAGCAGGCCATTTCTAACAATAGCTACATATCTGAGGGAAGCAACTTCGTTATAATCACAGGACCCAACATGAGTGGCAAATCCACCTACCTCAAACAGGTGGCCCTCTGCCAAATCATGGCCCAGATAG GGTCATTTGTGCCTGCTGAGTATGCCTCCTTCCGCATTGCTGATCAGATATTTACTCGAATAGGAGTCGATGATGACTTTGAGACCAACTCTTCAACATTTATGGTTGAGATGAAAGAG GTGTCCTACATAATACACAATGCAAGTGACAGGTCCCTCATTATAATTGACGAACTGGGACGTGGCACTAGCGCTGAGGAGGGTGTCGGAATCTGCCACTCCATTTGTGAATTCCTCATCAATCTGAAG GCGTTTACTCTGTTCGCCACTCATTTCCTGGAGCTGTGTCAGCTGGAGACTCTTTACCCCAACGTGGAGAACCAGCACATGCAGGTGCAGCATGTATGCAGGGGCGACAGCGGCAAAGAGAGTGTCATCTACACCTACCTGCTGACTCGAGGTTACTCCGAAGAGCGTAACTATG GTATAAGAGCAGCAGAGATGacctccctacctctctccatCATTGAGGAGGCCAAGTCTATGGCAGCCAAAGTCAGTAAGAAGTTATGG GCAATGCATCACAGTGAGCCGGGCATGCTACGACAGAGGGCCGTGTATCGGCTCGCCACCAGATTGTTACAAACAGCCCGCAACTCCAGACTGGATCCAGACAGCCTCCGTCTCTACTTAAAGGGTCTGAAGAGAAATTATGAGGCTGAGTTAAAGAACGCCTTCATGTCTATGGACACGGTGGAGTga